A genomic segment from Pseudomonas sp. M30-35 encodes:
- a CDS encoding hemolysin family protein — translation MIEPILTLILGVLVILAIIAVNGYFVAQEFAYMAVDRTRLAALAAAGNASAKRALAVTQRTSFMLSGAQLGITVTGLLVGYVTEPLVGESLGVLLGGAGIPAEARVAVGTGLALVVATIIQMIVGELYPKNLAIANPEPLSLGLARSTLFYMSAFGWLISFFDKSANLLLKLLRIEPIHDLDVSASATDLPHIIADSRDSGDLPRELSLMMDRILDFPQRNVEHAMVPRSQVDWVEPDTTLEELRGLMARAHSRYPVIDDDDAPVGVVHLADVLARLDLGQSSETVASLMRPAKVLPTLMLLPDALDQLVQTTNQLACVIDEYGGFAGVLTIEDLAMEIVGEITDEHDADVGEAIVSEGDDTWAMEGDVHLDEVRRVIGHDLPHGDVETVAGMLIAELGALPVEGDTVTIELPIDPAQLVSDEPVRYLLEVDVLRIERHVPTEVRVRLLKVPMAEEGQ, via the coding sequence ATGATCGAACCTATTCTTACCCTTATTCTTGGTGTCCTGGTCATCCTGGCGATTATTGCCGTGAACGGTTACTTCGTTGCGCAAGAATTTGCATACATGGCCGTCGACCGCACCAGGCTCGCAGCATTGGCAGCTGCTGGTAACGCGTCGGCCAAGCGCGCACTGGCTGTTACGCAGCGCACGAGCTTCATGCTCTCGGGGGCCCAGCTAGGCATTACCGTCACCGGACTGCTGGTTGGTTATGTCACAGAGCCTTTGGTTGGCGAATCGTTGGGCGTTTTGCTTGGCGGGGCGGGCATTCCGGCTGAAGCGAGAGTGGCCGTCGGCACAGGGCTGGCTCTGGTGGTCGCCACGATCATTCAGATGATCGTGGGTGAGCTTTATCCGAAAAACCTTGCTATTGCGAACCCTGAGCCACTGTCGCTCGGGCTTGCCCGCTCGACACTGTTTTATATGTCGGCCTTCGGCTGGCTAATCAGTTTCTTCGACAAGTCCGCCAATCTGCTTTTGAAGTTACTGCGTATCGAGCCTATTCATGACCTAGACGTGAGCGCATCGGCTACCGATCTACCCCATATCATCGCTGACTCGCGTGACAGTGGTGATCTGCCGCGTGAGCTTTCGCTGATGATGGATCGCATCCTCGACTTCCCGCAACGCAACGTTGAACACGCGATGGTACCCAGGTCACAAGTTGACTGGGTTGAGCCTGATACGACGCTCGAAGAGCTGCGAGGGCTGATGGCGCGTGCCCACTCCCGTTATCCGGTGATTGATGACGATGATGCACCTGTGGGTGTAGTACACCTCGCCGACGTGCTTGCACGTCTCGACTTGGGGCAAAGTAGCGAGACCGTTGCGTCGTTGATGAGGCCTGCCAAGGTACTGCCGACGCTAATGCTGCTGCCAGATGCTCTTGATCAGTTGGTGCAAACAACTAATCAGTTGGCCTGCGTCATTGACGAGTACGGCGGCTTCGCTGGGGTGCTAACCATTGAAGATCTCGCCATGGAAATCGTCGGAGAGATCACCGATGAGCATGATGCTGACGTCGGTGAAGCAATCGTGTCTGAGGGTGACGACACCTGGGCCATGGAAGGTGATGTTCACCTCGACGAGGTCAGGCGCGTCATCGGTCACGACCTGCCTCATGGTGATGTCGAAACTGTAGCCGGTATGCTTATCGCAGAGCTTGGCGCACTGCCAGTGGAAGGTGACACCGTCACTATTGAGCTGCCTATTGACCCCGCCCAATTAGTTTCCGACGAACCCGTGAGGTATCTACTTGAAGTCGATGTGCTGCGCATTGAGCGACACGTTCCGACTGAAGTTCGCGTACGGCTGCTCAAGGTGCCTATGGCGGAGGAAGGCCAATGA
- a CDS encoding CNNM domain-containing protein codes for MNDPLVVTIATVALIALSGLFVVIEFALLGARRHRLEELAVNSPSARAALRGMNDLTLMLAGAQLGITLCTFALGAVTKPAVDLWLGPVFTAWGLPDWAAGGAAFGLALFLVTFLHLVVGEMAPKSWAIAHPERSALAIGIVSRIYVWPLRSLLSWVNRIANRLVKASGVEPVESAAVGGQDIETIRQLVEHSAKVGTLKPQMQQQISGLIDLGTLPVEVLIVEGEALVHVTRGATVAEVRTAAIESGHLRILVLGAEGIQPSVVHVRDTLLESAARPAHELAREAFVLDAKTPVYEALTRMRKSSVQLALIMREGRLLGVVTLADILKRVLPVASSS; via the coding sequence ATGAATGATCCGCTGGTAGTCACGATAGCTACAGTCGCACTCATCGCCCTGAGTGGCTTATTCGTCGTCATTGAGTTCGCTTTGCTCGGCGCTCGCCGACATCGCCTTGAAGAGTTGGCTGTCAACAGTCCGTCCGCTCGGGCCGCATTGCGTGGCATGAATGATTTGACCTTGATGCTTGCCGGTGCTCAGTTAGGCATCACGCTTTGTACTTTCGCCCTGGGTGCAGTAACCAAACCTGCAGTCGATTTATGGCTCGGCCCAGTGTTCACTGCGTGGGGTTTGCCCGATTGGGCTGCTGGCGGTGCAGCGTTTGGACTCGCGCTTTTCCTGGTGACGTTCCTGCACCTGGTTGTCGGCGAGATGGCACCCAAGTCCTGGGCCATTGCACACCCTGAAAGGTCCGCTCTTGCCATTGGCATCGTCTCACGTATCTATGTCTGGCCGCTGCGCTCGTTGCTGAGCTGGGTGAATCGAATCGCCAACCGCCTAGTGAAGGCCTCAGGTGTTGAACCAGTCGAAAGCGCCGCTGTTGGCGGTCAGGATATTGAAACCATCCGACAGCTTGTTGAGCATTCGGCGAAGGTCGGCACGCTGAAACCTCAGATGCAACAGCAGATTTCAGGCTTGATCGACCTTGGCACGCTGCCAGTCGAAGTTCTGATAGTCGAGGGTGAGGCGCTGGTTCATGTTACTCGGGGTGCGACGGTGGCGGAGGTTCGCACTGCGGCCATTGAGTCCGGGCATCTTCGTATTCTGGTGTTGGGCGCAGAGGGCATCCAGCCGTCGGTGGTTCACGTGCGTGACACCTTGCTTGAGTCGGCGGCTCGACCGGCGCATGAGCTTGCGCGGGAAGCTTTTGTGCTTGACGCGAAAACCCCCGTCTATGAAGCGCTGACTCGCATGCGCAAGTCGAGTGTTCAGCTTGCTTTGATCATGAGAGAGGGGCGCTTGCTCGGTGTTGTCACGCTGGCCGACATTCTAAAGCGAGTGCTTCCGGTTGCCTCTAGCTCATAG
- a CDS encoding LysR family transcriptional regulator, translated as MDFNGRSGEMDVFVTVAQEGSLSAAARALGLTPSAVSRIIARTEQRLGTRLLLRTTRAITFTAEGEAFLRGARRILADMAEVEEAIADQGVPKGRLRVSAALGHGRLAIVPLVAAFSARYPNIVVDLTLGDEVVDILGGQADVAVRFGHLPDSPLTARRIGDTGQVVVASPEYLQRHGIPQEPEDLLRHNCLRFNFRRAEPNWPFIRDGRNFSLKVSGNIECSSGEALAQLARVGAGIARIGEFSVSEDLQRGDLIPLLEAWNPGDREPIHAVFVGGSTMPARVRLFVDFLLEHHRM; from the coding sequence ATGGACTTCAACGGCAGATCAGGTGAAATGGACGTGTTCGTCACAGTGGCGCAGGAAGGTAGCCTGTCGGCCGCCGCGCGTGCATTGGGGCTGACACCCTCGGCGGTCAGTCGGATCATCGCGCGTACCGAACAACGTCTTGGCACGCGGTTACTGTTGCGCACCACCCGAGCGATCACCTTCACCGCTGAGGGCGAGGCTTTCCTGCGCGGCGCCCGGCGTATCCTGGCCGACATGGCCGAGGTCGAAGAAGCCATCGCCGACCAGGGCGTACCAAAGGGCCGATTGCGGGTCAGCGCCGCCCTTGGTCATGGACGGCTGGCCATCGTTCCCTTGGTGGCAGCATTCAGCGCCCGCTATCCGAACATCGTCGTCGATCTCACCCTTGGCGACGAAGTGGTCGACATTCTTGGTGGCCAGGCCGACGTGGCGGTACGCTTTGGCCATCTGCCTGACAGCCCGTTGACCGCGCGCAGGATTGGCGACACCGGCCAGGTAGTGGTGGCATCGCCCGAGTATCTGCAGCGCCACGGCATCCCTCAGGAACCGGAAGACCTGCTACGGCACAACTGCCTACGCTTCAACTTCCGGCGTGCCGAACCCAACTGGCCGTTCATCCGCGACGGAAGAAACTTTTCCCTGAAGGTCAGCGGCAATATCGAATGCAGCAGTGGTGAAGCACTGGCACAACTCGCGCGAGTCGGTGCCGGTATTGCGCGTATCGGCGAGTTCAGCGTGAGCGAGGATCTGCAGCGTGGCGACCTGATACCGCTGCTTGAGGCCTGGAACCCCGGCGACCGGGAACCGATTCATGCGGTATTCGTAGGCGGCTCAACAATGCCAGCGCGGGTGCGGTTATTCGTGGATTTCTTGCTGGAGCATCACCGGATGTAA
- the argA gene encoding amino-acid N-acetyltransferase, with protein sequence MHDYVNWLRHASPYINAHRDCTFVVMLPGDGVAHTNFGNIVHDLVLLHSLGVRLVLVHGSRPQIETRLNARGLTPHFHRDMRITDSPTLECVIDAVGQLRIAIEARLSMDMAASPMQGARLRIASGNFVTARPIGVVDGVDYHHTGEVRRIDRKGIGRLLDERSIVLLSSLGYSPTGEIFNLACEDVATRAAIELSADKLILYSPEQGLLDENGKLVRELLPQQVPAYVQRLGSNYQAELLDAAAQACRDGVRRTHIVSYIEDGALLNELFTRTGNGTLVAQEQFESIREATIEDVGGLIELISPLEDQGILVRRSREVLEREIEQFSIVEREGLIIACAALYPIADSDYGELACLAVNPSYRHGGRGDELLERIEERARALGLKNLMVLTTRTAHWFRERGFSPSGVERLPAARASLYNFQRNSKVFEKPL encoded by the coding sequence ATGCACGATTACGTTAATTGGTTGCGTCACGCTTCACCCTATATCAACGCTCACCGGGACTGTACATTCGTTGTGATGCTACCCGGCGACGGCGTTGCTCATACGAATTTCGGCAATATCGTCCACGACCTGGTGCTGCTGCACAGCTTGGGTGTGCGGCTGGTGCTGGTACATGGCTCGCGTCCGCAAATTGAAACGCGGCTTAACGCTCGCGGGCTGACGCCGCACTTTCATCGCGACATGCGCATCACTGACAGCCCGACGCTGGAATGTGTGATCGATGCGGTTGGTCAGCTGCGCATTGCGATCGAGGCACGCTTGTCGATGGACATGGCCGCCTCACCGATGCAGGGCGCCCGCTTGCGCATTGCCAGCGGTAACTTCGTCACGGCCCGGCCGATTGGCGTGGTTGATGGCGTGGACTATCACCACACCGGCGAAGTCCGTCGTATCGACCGCAAGGGCATTGGTCGCTTGCTGGATGAGCGGAGCATTGTTTTGCTGTCGTCGCTGGGCTATTCACCGACCGGTGAAATCTTCAATCTGGCCTGTGAAGACGTTGCCACCCGCGCGGCGATCGAGCTGTCGGCTGACAAGCTGATTCTGTACAGCCCGGAACAAGGCCTGCTCGATGAAAACGGCAAGCTGGTGCGTGAACTGCTGCCACAACAGGTACCCGCTTATGTGCAGCGCCTGGGCAGTAATTATCAGGCTGAATTGCTCGATGCTGCAGCTCAAGCGTGCCGCGACGGTGTGCGGCGTACGCACATCGTGAGTTATATCGAAGACGGTGCGCTGCTCAATGAGCTGTTCACCCGGACGGGTAACGGCACGCTGGTTGCGCAGGAGCAGTTTGAGTCAATTCGTGAGGCGACCATTGAAGATGTCGGCGGCCTGATTGAGTTGATCAGCCCGTTGGAGGATCAGGGCATTCTGGTGCGCCGTTCGCGTGAGGTGCTTGAGCGTGAAATCGAGCAGTTCAGTATCGTTGAGCGCGAAGGGTTGATCATCGCCTGCGCCGCGTTGTACCCCATTGCAGATTCTGATTACGGCGAGCTGGCGTGCTTGGCGGTTAATCCGTCTTATCGCCACGGTGGTCGCGGCGATGAGTTGCTTGAGCGCATTGAAGAGCGTGCCCGGGCACTGGGCTTGAAAAACCTGATGGTCCTCACCACCCGCACCGCTCATTGGTTCCGTGAACGAGGTTTCAGCCCCAGCGGTGTCGAGCGCCTGCCAGCGGCAAGGGCGTCGCTGTATAACTTCCAGCGCAATTCCAAGGTATTTGAAAAGCCGCTGTGA
- a CDS encoding nucleobase:cation symporter-2 family protein, with product MNSPVDLTSPPANQSELVYGPDARPKPFIALVAALQHLLAIIVPIVTPGLLICQALGVSARDTNLIVSMSLVISGIATFVQCKRFGPFGAGLLIVQGTSFNFVGPLIAGGALMVKQGTPVEAVMAAIFGVVIAGSFVEMGVSRILPFVKRLITPLVTGIVVLMIGLTLIKVGLISMGGGFSAMANGTFANAENLMLSGTVLAIIVILNRIPVVWMRSCAIVIALAAGYAMAAYMGRLDFSGMHQAALFQLPVPLHFGLGFSWALFIPMLVIYLVTSLEAIGDITATSKISGKPVDGPQWMQRIKGGVLVNGANSLLAGVFNTFPSSVFAQNNGVIQLTGVASRHVGLWIAAMLILLGLFPSVAGVLQAVPEPVLGGAALVMFGAVAASGINILASIQLDRRALLIISVSLALGLGVSQVPEFLAHMPEALRNVLESGVATGGISALLLNWFLPEQPPQK from the coding sequence ATGAATTCCCCAGTAGATTTGACTTCCCCGCCAGCTAATCAGAGCGAACTGGTCTACGGTCCCGATGCCCGGCCCAAGCCGTTTATTGCCCTGGTTGCCGCACTTCAGCATTTGCTCGCAATCATCGTCCCAATCGTCACTCCCGGTCTGTTGATTTGCCAGGCGCTGGGCGTGTCTGCCCGTGATACCAATCTGATTGTATCGATGTCGCTGGTGATTTCCGGCATTGCCACCTTTGTCCAATGCAAACGCTTCGGCCCCTTTGGTGCTGGCTTGCTGATTGTGCAGGGCACCAGCTTCAACTTCGTCGGGCCGTTAATTGCAGGCGGCGCGCTGATGGTCAAACAAGGCACGCCGGTAGAAGCGGTAATGGCGGCGATTTTCGGTGTGGTTATCGCCGGTTCTTTTGTTGAAATGGGTGTGTCGCGCATCCTGCCATTTGTGAAGCGTCTGATTACCCCATTGGTGACGGGTATCGTGGTGCTGATGATTGGCCTGACGCTGATCAAGGTGGGCTTGATCAGCATGGGCGGTGGTTTTTCGGCGATGGCCAATGGCACCTTCGCCAATGCTGAGAACCTGATGCTGTCCGGCACCGTGCTGGCGATCATCGTCATACTCAATCGCATCCCGGTGGTATGGATGCGCAGTTGCGCGATCGTTATCGCCTTGGCCGCGGGTTACGCAATGGCGGCGTATATGGGCCGCCTGGACTTCAGCGGCATGCATCAGGCGGCCCTGTTCCAGCTGCCAGTACCGCTGCATTTCGGTCTGGGCTTTTCCTGGGCGTTGTTTATTCCGATGCTGGTGATTTATTTGGTCACCTCGCTCGAAGCGATTGGCGATATCACCGCCACCAGCAAAATATCCGGCAAGCCGGTGGACGGCCCGCAGTGGATGCAGCGCATCAAGGGCGGCGTGCTGGTTAATGGTGCCAACTCATTGCTCGCGGGGGTATTCAACACCTTCCCCAGCTCGGTATTTGCGCAGAACAACGGGGTGATTCAACTGACCGGTGTTGCCAGTCGGCATGTCGGCCTGTGGATTGCTGCAATGTTGATATTGCTTGGCCTGTTCCCCAGCGTTGCGGGGGTTCTGCAAGCCGTGCCGGAACCCGTTCTCGGCGGCGCCGCATTGGTCATGTTTGGCGCGGTTGCCGCTTCAGGTATCAACATTCTCGCCAGCATCCAGCTTGACCGCCGTGCCCTGCTGATTATTTCAGTGTCGCTGGCGCTCGGATTGGGCGTGTCACAAGTGCCAGAGTTCCTGGCGCACATGCCGGAAGCGCTACGTAATGTATTGGAATCTGGGGTGGCCACTGGCGGCATCAGCGCGCTGCTGCTCAACTGGTTCTTGCCTGAGCAGCCGCCACAAAAATAG
- a CDS encoding inorganic phosphate transporter, whose protein sequence is MSLIADYGFVLLVLACLFGFFMAWGVGANDVANAMGTSVGSRALTIKQAIFVAMIFEFAGAYLAGGQVTETIKSGIVDASMISPGLMVLGMMSALLAAGTWLLVASTKGWPVSTTHSIVGAVIGFAAVGVSFDAVHWSGVMPIVASWVISPVLSGVIAFGVFMSVQKLIIDTDEPFANAKRFVPLYMFATGFMVSIMTMTKGLKHIGLDLTGAEGFMLSVAVGAVVMILGIILLSRIKIDVEADKDFHFASVEKVFAVLMIFTACSMAFAHGSNDVANAVGPLAAVVGVINSGGEMVGAKAALPSWVLLLGAVGIVIGLATYGYKVIATIGKEITELTPSRGFAAELATATTVVGASAIGLPVSTTHTLVGAVLGVGIARGIGALNLGVIGKIFMSWLITLPVGAALSIVFFYILRAIFGGA, encoded by the coding sequence ATGTCTTTGATTGCGGACTACGGCTTCGTGCTACTTGTCCTTGCCTGTCTTTTCGGTTTTTTCATGGCTTGGGGCGTCGGTGCGAACGATGTTGCCAATGCCATGGGGACCTCGGTTGGCTCACGTGCTTTGACCATTAAACAAGCGATTTTTGTCGCTATGATTTTCGAGTTCGCGGGTGCCTATCTGGCCGGTGGACAGGTGACTGAAACCATCAAAAGCGGGATTGTCGATGCTTCGATGATCAGTCCCGGGTTGATGGTGCTCGGGATGATGTCGGCATTGTTGGCAGCGGGAACCTGGCTGTTGGTGGCCTCCACCAAGGGCTGGCCAGTCTCGACGACGCACTCGATCGTCGGCGCGGTTATTGGTTTTGCCGCAGTAGGTGTGTCGTTTGATGCGGTGCATTGGTCTGGCGTGATGCCGATTGTGGCGAGCTGGGTGATTTCTCCGGTGTTGTCCGGTGTGATCGCATTCGGCGTGTTCATGAGCGTACAGAAGCTGATCATCGACACCGATGAACCCTTTGCCAACGCCAAGCGCTTTGTACCGCTGTATATGTTCGCCACCGGTTTCATGGTTTCGATCATGACCATGACCAAAGGCCTGAAACATATTGGTCTGGACCTCACTGGCGCTGAAGGCTTTATGCTTTCGGTTGCTGTCGGCGCCGTGGTAATGATCTTGGGTATCATCTTGCTCAGCCGGATCAAAATTGACGTTGAAGCCGATAAAGACTTCCACTTCGCCAGTGTTGAGAAGGTTTTTGCGGTGTTGATGATTTTCACCGCCTGTTCGATGGCATTCGCCCACGGCTCCAACGACGTTGCTAACGCCGTTGGCCCGCTGGCCGCAGTCGTCGGGGTGATTAATTCCGGCGGTGAAATGGTCGGCGCCAAAGCCGCCTTGCCAAGCTGGGTGTTGCTGCTGGGCGCGGTGGGTATCGTTATTGGTTTGGCGACCTACGGTTACAAGGTTATCGCCACCATCGGTAAAGAAATCACCGAACTGACGCCGAGCCGTGGCTTTGCTGCTGAGTTGGCAACCGCGACCACTGTGGTGGGGGCTTCGGCGATAGGCTTGCCAGTATCAACCACGCATACGCTGGTCGGTGCGGTACTGGGTGTTGGTATTGCCCGGGGTATCGGTGCATTGAACCTGGGCGTGATCGGCAAGATCTTCATGTCGTGGTTGATCACCCTGCCGGTTGGCGCTGCGTTGTCGATTGTCTTTTTCTATATCCTGCGCGCGATTTTCGGCGGGGCTTGA
- a CDS encoding TIGR00153 family protein gives MPINPFVSLFGRSPIGPMQQHIAKAHECAANLVPFFEAVMAEDWDKVEQVQQEMARLENEADKLKKSVRLHLPKNLFLPVPRSDLLELLSVQDKIANRAKDIAGLMLGRRMTIAASLQAEMRIYVQRCVDASAQALKAMKELDSLLEAGFGGREATLVESMVMELEEIERETDVMQVSVRRALFKLEKDLPAVDVMFLYKIIEWLGDVADRAERVGNRLEQLLAR, from the coding sequence ATGCCAATCAATCCGTTTGTAAGCCTGTTCGGTCGTTCACCCATCGGCCCTATGCAGCAACATATCGCCAAAGCCCACGAATGCGCGGCGAACCTCGTACCTTTTTTCGAAGCCGTTATGGCTGAAGATTGGGACAAGGTAGAACAGGTACAACAGGAAATGGCTCGGCTTGAAAACGAAGCCGACAAGCTCAAAAAGAGCGTGCGCTTGCACTTGCCGAAAAACTTGTTCCTGCCGGTGCCCCGTTCGGATCTGCTTGAACTGCTCAGTGTACAGGACAAAATCGCTAACCGGGCCAAGGACATTGCAGGCTTGATGCTTGGCCGGCGTATGACCATTGCCGCATCGCTGCAGGCCGAGATGCGCATTTATGTGCAGCGCTGTGTCGATGCCAGTGCTCAGGCGCTTAAAGCGATGAAAGAACTCGATTCGTTGCTCGAGGCCGGTTTTGGTGGCCGCGAGGCGACGCTGGTTGAGTCGATGGTCATGGAACTTGAAGAAATTGAGCGCGAAACAGACGTCATGCAGGTGTCTGTTCGTCGTGCGCTGTTCAAACTGGAAAAGGACCTTCCTGCGGTCGATGTAATGTTTCTCTACAAGATCATCGAATGGCTCGGCGATGTAGCCGACCGCGCTGAGCGTGTAGGTAACCGACTGGAACAACTGCTGGCGCGCTAA
- a CDS encoding inorganic triphosphatase, with translation MLKETEIKLRVSRETLEALRAHPLLKKRNKAGWEQHELLNQYFDTPDRDLAQAKVALRLRRDGETFIQTLKTRGQSVAGLSERNEWDWHLPKAKLDVKKLDDNCWPVALADLDKKQLKPIFTTDFTRQKADIAWGRGKSKVIIEAALDLGKVIADGKEEEICELELELRQGEPEALLELAAELAADLPLMPCDISKAERGYRLFDASSYSLSLPAPELNGELSLDDAFCAIAWHLLGSSQRLAEQYRFNGHWRLLNDWFEQLVDLRALLGSLGQAAPRSSSSELRQILDSLLNDWRPRLHAGQWDEAARASAPAQFVEELSNTRWGQLSLNLSRWLLARSWTIERNNRGNRQGAAPLANWLPTLIAEEGASLQLKRYQQQPEDLAEQLPRIERLLAWLRMARSTLEVAEVDRLYGELSKLSELAHRDIDEECLSARKAQAIAIASLKSWRQLVK, from the coding sequence ATGCTCAAAGAAACAGAAATTAAGTTACGCGTCAGCCGCGAAACCCTAGAAGCCCTGCGGGCTCACCCCTTGCTGAAAAAGCGCAATAAAGCAGGCTGGGAGCAGCACGAGCTATTAAATCAATATTTTGATACACCTGATCGTGATCTGGCTCAAGCAAAAGTCGCTTTGCGCCTGCGCCGCGACGGTGAAACATTTATTCAAACACTGAAGACCCGCGGCCAAAGTGTAGCCGGTCTCTCAGAACGCAATGAGTGGGACTGGCACCTGCCCAAAGCCAAGCTTGATGTGAAGAAGCTCGATGACAACTGCTGGCCAGTTGCTCTGGCTGACCTCGACAAAAAACAGCTGAAACCCATTTTCACCACTGACTTTACTCGCCAGAAAGCGGATATCGCCTGGGGCCGGGGCAAAAGCAAAGTGATCATCGAGGCCGCTCTGGACCTCGGCAAAGTGATTGCCGACGGTAAAGAAGAAGAAATCTGCGAGCTGGAACTCGAGCTACGCCAAGGCGAGCCAGAAGCGCTGCTCGAACTGGCAGCAGAGCTCGCGGCTGACTTGCCCTTAATGCCATGCGACATCAGCAAAGCCGAGCGCGGCTATCGTTTGTTCGATGCCAGCAGCTACTCGCTGAGCCTGCCAGCCCCTGAGCTGAATGGCGAGTTAAGCCTTGATGACGCGTTTTGCGCGATTGCCTGGCACCTGCTCGGCAGCAGCCAACGCCTGGCGGAGCAATACCGCTTCAACGGCCATTGGCGTTTGCTCAACGACTGGTTTGAACAACTGGTTGACCTGCGCGCCCTGCTCGGCAGCCTGGGTCAAGCAGCACCACGCTCAAGCAGCAGCGAACTACGGCAGATACTCGACAGCTTGCTAAACGACTGGCGTCCACGCCTCCACGCAGGCCAATGGGATGAAGCCGCACGCGCAAGTGCCCCCGCTCAGTTTGTCGAGGAACTCAGCAACACACGCTGGGGGCAGCTGTCGCTGAACCTGTCGCGCTGGTTGCTAGCGCGTAGCTGGACCATTGAGCGCAACAACCGCGGTAATCGCCAAGGCGCCGCGCCGCTGGCCAACTGGCTGCCAACGTTGATCGCCGAAGAAGGCGCCAGCCTGCAACTCAAGCGTTATCAGCAGCAGCCGGAAGACCTGGCGGAGCAACTGCCGCGCATCGAACGCCTGCTGGCGTGGCTGCGAATGGCTCGCAGCACCCTGGAAGTTGCCGAAGTTGACCGTTTGTACGGCGAGCTAAGCAAACTCAGCGAGTTAGCCCATCGGGACATTGACGAGGAATGCCTGAGCGCCCGCAAAGCTCAAGCGATAGCCATTGCCAGCCTTAAATCCTGGCGCCAGTTGGTTAAATAA
- the argE gene encoding acetylornithine deacetylase: MNLPSFKEQFAALIAAPSVSCTQAHWDQTNRPVIELLSSWLESLGFTCETQEITPGKYNLLASYGSGPGGLVLAGHSDTVPFDAALWQTDPLKLTEIDGRWLGLGTCDMKGFFALIIEAVQPLLDQPFKQPLLILATCDEESSMSGARALADAGRPLGRAAVIGEPTGLKPIRMHKGIMMERIDILGQSGHSSDPSLGHSALEAMQAVMGELQQLRKQWQTEYLNPQFTVPQPTLNLGCIHGGDNPNRICGQCSLEFDLRPLPGMQPEVLRAAIKQRLKPLAEQHQVKIDYAPLFPSVPPFEQSADAELVRLAERLTGHQAAAVAFGTEAPYLQQLGCETLVLGPGDIDCAHQPGEFLEMSRIEPTVRLLRELIKSYCLNSSSEQPKP; encoded by the coding sequence ATGAATCTACCCAGCTTTAAAGAACAATTCGCCGCGCTGATTGCCGCGCCGTCCGTGAGTTGTACCCAAGCCCATTGGGACCAGACCAATCGCCCGGTTATCGAGCTGTTATCGAGTTGGCTGGAAAGCCTTGGGTTTACCTGCGAGACGCAGGAGATCACCCCCGGTAAATATAATCTGCTCGCCAGTTATGGTTCTGGCCCAGGCGGCTTGGTGTTGGCTGGACACAGTGACACCGTGCCGTTTGACGCGGCTCTGTGGCAGACCGACCCGCTGAAACTGACGGAAATCGATGGTCGTTGGCTGGGGCTTGGCACGTGCGACATGAAAGGTTTTTTCGCGCTGATCATCGAGGCTGTGCAGCCATTGCTCGATCAGCCGTTCAAGCAGCCTTTGTTGATTCTGGCCACATGCGATGAAGAAAGCTCGATGTCGGGAGCCCGTGCCTTGGCCGATGCGGGCCGACCGCTGGGACGCGCCGCTGTGATTGGGGAGCCGACCGGCTTGAAGCCGATCCGCATGCACAAAGGCATCATGATGGAGCGCATTGATATCCTCGGGCAGAGCGGTCATTCATCAGACCCAAGCCTTGGTCACAGCGCACTGGAGGCCATGCAGGCGGTAATGGGCGAACTGCAACAATTGCGCAAGCAGTGGCAGACCGAGTACCTCAACCCGCAATTCACTGTGCCGCAGCCCACGCTCAACTTGGGCTGCATCCACGGCGGCGACAACCCCAACCGCATTTGCGGTCAGTGTTCGCTGGAGTTCGACCTGCGCCCGCTGCCCGGTATGCAGCCGGAAGTGTTGCGCGCAGCAATCAAGCAACGGCTAAAACCGTTAGCCGAGCAGCATCAGGTCAAAATTGATTACGCGCCGTTATTCCCCAGTGTGCCGCCATTCGAGCAATCGGCTGATGCCGAACTGGTACGCTTGGCCGAACGACTAACCGGGCATCAAGCTGCAGCAGTAGCGTTTGGCACCGAAGCACCTTATCTTCAACAGCTTGGCTGTGAGACGCTGGTGTTGGGTCCAGGTGATATTGATTGCGCTCACCAGCCGGGTGAGTTCTTGGAAATGTCACGTATTGAGCCGACAGTACGTCTGTTACGTGAATTGATTAAAAGCTATTGTCTTAACTCATCCAGCGAGCAACCGAAGCCATAG